The following coding sequences are from one Halorubrum sp. BOL3-1 window:
- a CDS encoding prolyl oligopeptidase family serine peptidase yields MPTPYGEWPSPVAPEDVAADARSFASVTTDGDHVYWLERRPSEGGRGVVCRLPTDDPAARPTEVTPADVDVRTLVHQYGGGDFLVTDGTVLAANMDDQRLYRLPADGSAVDGDAEPTPVTPAPPEPMAHRYADMRVAPDGETVYAVRERHAGPVTDGDPRNELIRLRLSPEPSENADGGGAVADPVVVAGGSDFYAAPRPAPDDDRLAYLRWDHPNMPWDGTELVVAAVDEAGDLRRERVVAGGPDESVVSPKWSPDGVLHAADDRTGWWNIYRFRAGAGDGAGADRGAGDAALPTAADAENIHEAPIAFGVPMWTLGVSTFAFRDDGRIATLATESGEPSLRLLDPETGDMTDPGLPYTSFRPASIRSDGERVVFAGHRTDAPSAVVEWRSQGSDGGATTRLREADDDALDPAYVSEPEPIAFPTGDAVGADDATAHAHYYPPHNPDVEPPGDTAPPLLVRVHGGPTSRSEASLSSTVQFWTTRGVGVLAVNYRGSTGYGRAFREALKGEWGLRDVLDCVNAARYAAAEGLADSDRLAISGGSAGGFAVLAALAFHDAFDAGASYYGVADLRALAEETHKFESRYLDGLVGSLPDAADVYEARSPVAHAEGIAAPLLLLQGGEDEVVPPAQAEAMIDALVANETPYAYVEFPEERHGFRDADNVARAHAAELGFYAAAFGFDPAGDVADVEPLVGERPN; encoded by the coding sequence ATGCCGACACCCTACGGCGAGTGGCCTTCGCCGGTCGCCCCGGAAGACGTCGCCGCCGACGCGAGGTCGTTCGCGTCCGTCACGACCGACGGCGACCACGTGTACTGGCTCGAACGCCGTCCCTCCGAGGGGGGCCGCGGCGTCGTCTGTCGCCTCCCGACCGACGACCCCGCCGCCCGGCCGACCGAGGTCACGCCGGCGGACGTCGACGTGCGGACGCTGGTTCACCAGTACGGCGGCGGCGACTTCCTCGTTACCGACGGAACGGTCCTCGCCGCAAACATGGACGACCAACGGCTCTACCGGCTCCCCGCGGACGGCAGCGCGGTCGACGGGGACGCCGAGCCGACGCCGGTCACGCCGGCCCCGCCGGAGCCGATGGCTCACCGGTACGCCGACATGCGCGTGGCTCCGGACGGCGAGACGGTCTACGCCGTCCGCGAGCGCCACGCGGGCCCGGTGACCGACGGGGACCCCCGGAACGAGTTAATCCGACTCCGCCTCTCCCCGGAACCGTCGGAGAACGCGGACGGCGGCGGCGCCGTCGCGGACCCGGTCGTCGTCGCCGGGGGCAGCGACTTCTACGCCGCGCCGCGCCCCGCGCCGGACGACGACCGGCTCGCGTACCTGCGCTGGGACCACCCGAATATGCCGTGGGACGGCACCGAACTCGTCGTCGCGGCGGTCGACGAGGCGGGGGACCTCCGGAGGGAGCGCGTCGTCGCCGGCGGTCCCGACGAGTCGGTCGTCTCGCCCAAGTGGTCGCCGGACGGCGTCCTCCACGCGGCCGACGACCGAACCGGGTGGTGGAACATCTACCGGTTCCGGGCCGGAGCCGGCGACGGCGCCGGGGCTGACCGCGGAGCCGGCGACGCCGCGCTTCCGACCGCCGCCGACGCGGAGAACATCCACGAAGCGCCGATCGCGTTCGGCGTGCCGATGTGGACCCTCGGTGTGTCGACGTTCGCGTTCCGCGACGACGGGCGGATCGCGACGCTGGCCACCGAATCCGGGGAGCCGAGCCTCCGGCTGCTCGACCCGGAGACCGGCGACATGACGGACCCGGGCCTCCCGTACACCTCGTTCCGACCCGCGTCGATCCGCTCCGACGGCGAGCGCGTGGTCTTCGCCGGCCACCGGACCGACGCCCCGAGCGCGGTCGTCGAGTGGCGGTCTCAGGGCAGTGACGGCGGAGCGACGACGCGGCTCCGGGAGGCCGACGACGACGCGCTCGATCCGGCGTACGTCTCGGAGCCGGAACCGATCGCCTTCCCGACCGGCGACGCCGTCGGCGCCGACGACGCGACGGCGCACGCCCACTACTACCCGCCCCACAACCCCGACGTCGAGCCGCCGGGCGACACGGCGCCGCCGCTGCTGGTCCGGGTCCACGGCGGGCCGACGAGCCGGTCCGAGGCGTCGCTGTCGTCGACGGTCCAGTTCTGGACGACCCGCGGCGTCGGCGTGCTCGCCGTGAACTACCGCGGATCGACCGGATACGGCCGCGCGTTCCGCGAGGCGCTGAAAGGGGAGTGGGGGCTCCGCGACGTGCTCGACTGCGTCAACGCCGCTCGGTACGCCGCCGCGGAGGGGCTCGCCGACTCGGACCGGTTGGCTATCTCGGGCGGCAGCGCCGGCGGGTTCGCGGTGCTCGCCGCGCTCGCGTTCCACGACGCGTTCGACGCGGGCGCGAGCTACTACGGGGTCGCCGACCTCCGCGCGCTGGCCGAGGAGACGCACAAGTTCGAGTCGCGGTACCTCGACGGGCTGGTCGGCTCCCTCCCCGACGCGGCCGACGTCTACGAGGCGCGGTCGCCGGTCGCGCACGCCGAGGGGATCGCCGCGCCGCTGTTATTGCTCCAAGGGGGCGAAGACGAGGTCGTCCCGCCCGCCCAGGCCGAGGCGATGATCGACGCCTTGGTCGCGAACGAGACGCCGTACGCGTACGTGGAGTTCCCGGAGGAACGACACGGGTTCCGCGACGCGGACAACGTCGCTCGGGCGCACGCCGCCGAACTCGGGTTCTACGCCGCGGCGTTCGGGTTCGACCCCGCCGGCGACGTCGCCGACGTCGAACCGCTCGTCGGCGAACGACCGAACTGA
- a CDS encoding MFS transporter gives MSDGDGAGDAANPGGDDATTAGALDGFRQFFALERDVLVLSVAMFAFSLGFQMTNRFLPEYMVALGASGFVVGLFGTFGNVISALYPYPGGAVSDRLGSRYALTVFALLSTVGFLVWLVAPGIGAVTVAGVTVEPWVWIFVGLILAQAWKSFGLGATFAVVKQATDPSRLAAGFASTETFRRTAFLVGPVLAAVLIGLRAEFTVSFQFVLAVAVAFGVLGTLVQHVLYDASGDSFGDSFAGLDQIRRDLREMPEPLRPLLVGDTLVRFANGMVYVFFVLVVTRFFEVGLDATVALGGFAYDVDLSPQAFFGYLLGVEMLVALLIMVPASKLAERVGLKPVVAVGFAVYAVFPVVLIYAPALAGSALPLWAVMVAVFAFSGLRFAGLPSHKALIVGPAESGSGGRVTGTYYLLRNTIVIPSAAVGGYLWDFVSPEVAFTVAAVIGVAGTGYFLAYGEEFEAYA, from the coding sequence GTGAGCGACGGCGACGGCGCTGGCGACGCGGCAAACCCCGGAGGTGACGACGCGACGACCGCCGGCGCGCTGGACGGGTTCCGTCAGTTCTTCGCGCTGGAGCGGGACGTCCTCGTCCTGTCGGTCGCGATGTTCGCGTTCAGTCTGGGGTTTCAGATGACGAACCGGTTCCTCCCGGAGTACATGGTCGCACTCGGGGCGTCCGGGTTCGTCGTCGGCCTGTTCGGCACGTTCGGAAACGTCATTTCGGCGCTGTACCCGTACCCCGGCGGCGCGGTCTCGGACCGTCTCGGGTCCCGGTACGCGCTGACGGTGTTCGCGCTGCTGTCGACCGTCGGCTTCCTCGTCTGGCTCGTCGCCCCCGGTATCGGCGCGGTCACGGTCGCCGGGGTGACCGTCGAACCGTGGGTGTGGATCTTCGTCGGCCTGATCTTGGCGCAGGCGTGGAAGTCGTTCGGGCTCGGCGCGACGTTCGCGGTGGTGAAGCAGGCGACCGACCCCTCGCGGCTGGCCGCCGGGTTCGCCAGCACGGAGACGTTCCGACGGACGGCGTTCCTCGTCGGCCCGGTGTTGGCGGCCGTCCTCATCGGACTCCGCGCCGAGTTCACCGTCAGCTTCCAGTTCGTCCTCGCGGTCGCGGTCGCGTTCGGCGTCCTCGGAACCCTCGTCCAGCACGTCCTCTACGACGCGAGCGGCGACTCGTTCGGGGACTCCTTCGCGGGACTCGATCAGATCCGGCGAGACCTCCGGGAGATGCCCGAGCCGCTCCGGCCGCTGCTCGTCGGCGACACGCTCGTGCGGTTCGCAAACGGGATGGTGTACGTGTTCTTCGTGCTGGTGGTCACCCGGTTCTTCGAGGTCGGTCTCGACGCCACGGTCGCGCTCGGCGGGTTCGCGTACGACGTCGACCTCTCGCCGCAGGCCTTTTTCGGCTACCTGCTGGGCGTCGAGATGCTGGTCGCGCTTTTGATCATGGTCCCGGCCTCGAAGCTCGCGGAGCGGGTCGGACTCAAGCCGGTCGTCGCGGTCGGCTTCGCGGTGTACGCCGTCTTCCCGGTCGTGTTGATCTACGCGCCGGCGCTCGCGGGGTCGGCGCTGCCGCTGTGGGCGGTGATGGTCGCCGTCTTCGCGTTCTCGGGCCTGCGGTTCGCCGGGCTGCCGTCGCACAAGGCCCTGATCGTCGGGCCGGCCGAGAGCGGTTCGGGCGGCCGCGTCACCGGGACGTACTACCTCCTGCGAAACACGATCGTCATCCCGAGCGCCGCGGTCGGCGGGTACCTCTGGGACTTCGTCAGCCCCGAGGTCGCGTTCACCGTCGCCGCCGTCATCGGCGTCGCCGGCACCGGCTACTTCCTCGCGTACGGCGAGGAGTTCGAGGCGTACGCCTGA
- a CDS encoding exodeoxyribonuclease V subunit beta, which yields MTDPTPNDRQRRLIENTEGTYLVDAGPGTGKTFAVTRRYGEIVDRSDVEPADVLLATFTRSAATEMKERIVDHSGYGLRELADAPIRTFHSHCHDVLREHGHAAPTHLGLDERITDSTRVVDDELIETERFREFFDGFRDDHPEHAEFYRVLSEPGELLDLIRELASKGVFPTTDGWYGDGEEHLDGDFEAFEERFDAANRPRNDGRKQSALREDLSRFGRDKTYRSDAPSKSELRGGRGTKRLDDDVARDVFFEERDGLEAFVHDVYVEYVRFALRRNYLTFDFLQLFAFVLLREDPRVREAAQFEYVMVDEFQDTSEVQFKLALLLSGTDNFCAVGDWKQSIYSFQYADVRNILDFEERLERFTDDLNDDAERVSLDAVDPTRIELRENYRSTASVIGLSERAIATPATSGETVDAPLDDVVELSSNAAFDNTVVGGIRHEDEHEAVLSKVQDIVGNDDYAVEGEDGDPRPPEYGDVAVFTRTRDYGRELLDVADEYGFPMAYDGGIELFRTDPAKLLLAWLRILESDADRGWAVVLERVGYGFDEIDRALETETYPDDAAAFRDALRGLESVGAVARSVFDRYGFTGDTADVLLHTVQSTHDSTAATRGELIRFVERGIETGSTVDLTASAGDDAVTVQTIHTAKGLEYPIVVLANMNEGRFPPRAGGSSVIEYRDPIGLRQRKRYSEEGTHPHVYDDWRHDVLRRCLPREYDEERRLLYVAVSRAESHVVFAAGEEPNAFLESLPVAVEEVDPSVEPFDRDEPADAELPFAVTAPDGPIGHTPHSLMDETVFEESGERTEAGPDPVSETRGTDFGSRVHDFAEAYALDDDVTPSNDHERRIVAFLDGLPGELRVEQPVTLPVEVDGRRVTVSGIADLVHETADRVEVVDYKTDATPRAQSEYRKQLSVYYHVLDEWFAGKAVAASLFYTVDGTREPIEPLAVEELRALVRETESDLD from the coding sequence ATGACTGACCCGACGCCGAACGACCGACAGCGGAGGCTCATCGAGAACACCGAGGGGACGTACCTCGTCGACGCCGGGCCGGGGACGGGGAAGACGTTCGCCGTCACCCGGCGCTACGGGGAGATCGTCGACCGGTCGGACGTCGAACCGGCGGACGTCCTGCTGGCGACGTTCACGCGGAGCGCCGCGACGGAGATGAAAGAGCGGATCGTCGACCACAGCGGGTACGGGCTGCGAGAGCTGGCCGACGCGCCGATCCGGACGTTTCACTCACACTGTCATGACGTCCTGCGGGAACACGGCCACGCCGCCCCGACGCACCTCGGACTCGACGAGCGGATCACCGACTCGACGCGGGTGGTGGACGACGAGCTGATCGAGACCGAGCGGTTTCGCGAGTTCTTCGACGGCTTCCGCGACGACCACCCGGAACACGCCGAGTTCTATCGGGTGCTCTCCGAGCCGGGCGAGCTGCTCGATCTGATCCGGGAGCTCGCGTCGAAGGGAGTATTTCCCACGACGGACGGGTGGTACGGAGACGGGGAGGAACACCTCGACGGCGACTTCGAGGCGTTCGAAGAGCGCTTCGACGCCGCGAATCGCCCCCGAAACGACGGGCGGAAGCAGTCGGCGCTCCGCGAGGACCTGAGCCGCTTCGGCCGGGACAAGACGTACCGCAGCGACGCGCCCTCGAAGTCGGAGCTGCGCGGCGGCCGCGGGACGAAGCGGCTCGACGACGACGTGGCGCGGGACGTCTTCTTCGAGGAGCGCGACGGTCTCGAGGCGTTCGTTCACGACGTCTACGTCGAGTACGTCCGGTTCGCCCTGCGTCGGAACTACCTCACCTTTGACTTCCTCCAGCTGTTCGCGTTCGTGCTCCTCCGCGAGGACCCGCGGGTTCGGGAGGCGGCGCAGTTCGAGTACGTCATGGTCGACGAGTTCCAGGACACCAGCGAGGTCCAGTTCAAGCTCGCCTTGCTCCTGTCCGGGACGGACAACTTCTGTGCCGTCGGCGACTGGAAGCAGAGCATCTACTCGTTCCAGTACGCGGACGTCCGCAACATTCTCGACTTCGAGGAGCGGTTGGAGCGATTCACGGACGACCTCAACGACGACGCCGAGCGGGTCTCGCTCGACGCGGTCGACCCGACCCGGATCGAACTCCGGGAGAACTACCGGTCGACCGCGTCGGTCATCGGTCTCTCCGAGCGGGCGATCGCGACGCCGGCGACGAGCGGCGAGACGGTCGACGCCCCGCTCGACGACGTCGTCGAACTCTCTTCGAACGCGGCGTTCGACAACACGGTCGTCGGGGGGATCCGTCACGAGGACGAACACGAGGCCGTCCTCTCGAAGGTCCAAGACATCGTCGGTAACGACGACTACGCCGTCGAGGGGGAGGACGGCGACCCGCGTCCGCCGGAGTACGGCGACGTCGCGGTGTTCACGCGGACCCGGGACTACGGCCGGGAACTCCTCGACGTCGCGGACGAGTACGGCTTCCCGATGGCGTACGACGGCGGTATCGAGCTGTTCCGGACCGACCCGGCGAAGCTGCTGCTCGCGTGGCTCCGGATCCTCGAATCGGACGCCGACCGCGGCTGGGCGGTCGTCTTGGAACGGGTCGGGTACGGGTTCGACGAGATCGACCGCGCGTTGGAGACGGAGACGTACCCGGACGACGCGGCCGCGTTCCGCGACGCGCTCCGCGGGCTGGAGTCGGTCGGCGCCGTCGCGCGCAGCGTCTTCGACCGCTACGGGTTCACGGGCGACACCGCGGACGTCCTCCTCCACACGGTCCAGTCGACGCACGACTCGACGGCGGCCACTCGCGGCGAGCTGATCCGGTTCGTCGAGCGCGGTATCGAGACCGGGAGCACGGTCGACCTCACCGCGAGCGCGGGCGACGACGCCGTGACCGTCCAGACGATCCACACGGCGAAGGGGTTGGAGTATCCGATCGTCGTGCTCGCGAATATGAACGAGGGGCGCTTCCCGCCGCGGGCCGGCGGGTCGAGCGTCATCGAGTATCGAGACCCGATCGGGCTCCGACAGCGGAAACGCTACTCCGAGGAGGGGACTCATCCGCACGTCTACGACGACTGGCGCCACGACGTCCTCCGGCGCTGTCTTCCCCGGGAGTACGACGAGGAACGCCGGCTGCTATACGTCGCGGTCTCGCGCGCTGAGAGCCACGTCGTGTTCGCGGCCGGCGAGGAGCCGAACGCGTTTCTGGAGTCGCTTCCGGTCGCCGTCGAGGAGGTCGACCCCTCCGTCGAGCCGTTCGACCGAGACGAGCCGGCCGACGCGGAGCTGCCGTTCGCGGTGACGGCGCCGGACGGGCCGATCGGTCACACTCCGCACTCGCTGATGGACGAGACCGTCTTCGAGGAGTCCGGCGAACGGACGGAGGCCGGCCCCGACCCCGTCTCGGAGACGCGGGGGACGGACTTCGGCTCGCGGGTCCACGACTTCGCGGAGGCGTACGCGCTCGACGACGACGTGACGCCGTCGAACGACCACGAGCGCCGGATCGTCGCCTTCCTCGACGGCCTGCCGGGCGAGCTACGCGTCGAGCAGCCGGTCACGCTCCCGGTCGAGGTCGACGGTCGCCGGGTCACCGTCTCGGGGATCGCGGACCTCGTTCACGAGACGGCCGACCGGGTCGAGGTCGTCGACTACAAGACGGACGCGACGCCGCGGGCACAGTCGGAGTACCGGAAGCAGCTCAGCGTGTACTACCACGTCCTCGACGAGTGGTTCGCCGGGAAGGCGGTCGCGGCGAGCCTGTTCTACACCGTCGACGGGACGCGCGAACCGATCGAACCGCTCGCGGTCGAGGAGCTGCGCGCGCTCGTCCGAGAGACCGAGTCGGATCTCGACTGA
- a CDS encoding PD-(D/E)XK nuclease family protein, protein MPIREAKEVDSLYDEVRDHDLVVAPDAPLASAINRRLDRPHFGTFATTPRRLAAGRREQAEDRRAFLELVGETDRDWKEIAYAVGNVLQCWEHRGRLDAIFDYDAYVDDATREVVGVMRDLRTTSKRLTEYAIDDGRSVAVVGYDQLTALERSVLPEAFDRVDLFTDEAFERPPFHVFESATDIVSAVLDAVSTRNADRVAVVLDGGGRYSSLVESALEAAEVPFYGGPGFVDDPHHRAFVRLLRLGFRGSDTTVDDVRPLLAQLGVDVPASDREKRLAAVDDPDAEWLRTFRTGVEDLTFAEALDAYADRAGVGLARFDEELRALGLAAQPVTEGAVDRLAYYLQTYEVPVDRDNEGVLLADAKSSAYVDRPVVFHLGMGEEWTHSAPQRPWVDTETQFDRDVGEFQRLIQSGDRRYYLVRDAAGGEPVTPCLYFGDLLDEAFDRFSDLDSVEHRRRPRSNGVGFDRQPLGVDAETVDTVSQSALNSYVNSPRDYFFGRLLDSPDRERFVEGNLFHDFAEFYVNRPDVVAATVVDDLVDAMLGETRAFFSSSDESLRRRKYRIGIELISEYLDDDGPESDDFLTATSGRGSNFFADRFDEPVDSPLTERWFEDRSLGVKGKIDLVRAPTHLLDYKSGRKKRPSQVVKGAAIDPPAEAPNFQAALYLTHYRQLRPDEQLEFTFFHFLDPMDDVIAGDADLDDALTTVSYRPVTFDEYVGSRDAYEELLDGYTDCRETFEDLGYPAHEEVVADLTFPETTDRSELRDSEFAERFTAAVDAGTSGDVDAEKGADQAIRALNGVRRRTFFRDDLDAFESFVDERLDDLNRRRAGEERFPVEGPGGEPNYRRVDNRDLLLAGETDD, encoded by the coding sequence GTGCCTATCCGCGAAGCGAAAGAAGTCGACTCGCTCTACGACGAGGTCCGAGACCACGACCTCGTCGTCGCTCCCGACGCCCCGCTGGCGAGCGCGATCAACCGCCGCCTCGACCGCCCGCACTTCGGGACGTTCGCGACCACGCCGCGCCGCCTCGCGGCCGGTCGGCGCGAACAGGCGGAGGACCGTCGCGCGTTCCTCGAACTCGTCGGAGAGACGGACCGCGACTGGAAGGAGATCGCGTACGCCGTCGGGAACGTGCTCCAGTGCTGGGAACATCGGGGCCGTCTCGACGCGATCTTCGACTACGACGCCTACGTCGACGACGCGACCCGCGAGGTCGTCGGGGTCATGCGAGACCTCCGAACGACGTCGAAGCGGCTCACGGAGTACGCCATCGACGACGGTCGGTCGGTCGCGGTCGTCGGCTACGATCAGCTGACCGCGCTGGAACGCAGCGTCCTCCCGGAAGCGTTCGACCGCGTCGACCTGTTCACCGACGAGGCGTTCGAGCGTCCGCCGTTCCACGTCTTCGAGTCCGCGACCGACATCGTCTCCGCGGTCCTCGACGCGGTCTCGACGCGCAACGCCGACCGCGTCGCGGTCGTGCTCGACGGCGGGGGCCGGTACTCCTCGCTCGTCGAGTCCGCCCTCGAAGCCGCGGAAGTTCCGTTCTACGGCGGGCCAGGGTTCGTCGACGACCCGCACCACAGGGCCTTCGTTCGGCTGCTCCGGCTCGGCTTCCGAGGCTCCGACACGACTGTCGACGACGTCCGACCGCTGCTCGCGCAGCTGGGCGTCGACGTTCCGGCGTCCGACCGAGAGAAGCGACTGGCGGCGGTCGACGACCCGGACGCCGAGTGGCTGCGAACGTTCCGTACCGGCGTCGAGGACCTGACGTTCGCGGAGGCGCTCGACGCGTACGCGGACAGGGCCGGCGTCGGGCTGGCGCGGTTCGACGAGGAGCTGCGGGCGCTCGGTCTCGCCGCCCAGCCCGTGACCGAGGGCGCGGTCGACCGGCTCGCCTACTACCTCCAGACCTACGAGGTCCCCGTCGACAGGGACAACGAGGGCGTCCTCTTGGCCGACGCGAAGTCCTCGGCCTACGTGGACCGGCCCGTGGTCTTCCACCTCGGGATGGGCGAGGAGTGGACGCACTCGGCCCCGCAGCGACCGTGGGTGGACACCGAGACGCAGTTCGATCGCGACGTCGGGGAGTTCCAGCGGCTGATCCAGAGCGGCGACCGACGGTACTACCTCGTCCGGGACGCGGCCGGCGGGGAGCCGGTCACCCCGTGTCTGTACTTCGGTGACCTCCTCGACGAGGCGTTCGACCGGTTCAGCGACCTCGACTCGGTCGAGCATCGGCGGCGCCCGCGCTCGAACGGCGTCGGCTTCGACCGCCAGCCGCTCGGGGTCGACGCCGAGACGGTCGACACGGTCAGCCAGTCCGCTCTCAACAGCTACGTCAACAGTCCGCGGGACTACTTCTTCGGGCGCCTCCTCGATTCGCCCGATCGGGAGCGGTTCGTCGAGGGGAACCTCTTCCACGACTTCGCGGAGTTCTACGTGAACCGCCCCGATGTCGTCGCGGCGACCGTCGTCGACGACCTCGTCGACGCCATGCTCGGGGAGACCCGAGCGTTCTTTTCGTCTTCGGACGAGTCCCTTCGCCGGCGGAAGTACCGCATCGGAATCGAGCTGATCTCGGAGTACCTCGACGACGACGGGCCCGAGTCGGACGACTTCCTCACGGCGACGTCGGGGCGGGGGAGCAACTTCTTCGCGGACCGCTTCGACGAGCCGGTCGACTCCCCGCTCACCGAGCGCTGGTTCGAGGACCGCTCGCTCGGCGTCAAGGGGAAAATAGACCTCGTTCGGGCGCCGACGCACCTGCTCGACTACAAGAGCGGGCGCAAGAAGCGACCGTCGCAGGTCGTCAAAGGCGCGGCGATCGATCCGCCGGCGGAGGCGCCGAACTTCCAGGCGGCGCTGTACCTGACCCACTACCGTCAGCTCCGGCCGGACGAGCAGCTGGAGTTCACGTTCTTCCACTTCCTCGACCCGATGGACGACGTGATCGCGGGCGACGCCGACCTCGACGACGCGCTCACGACGGTCTCGTATCGCCCGGTCACGTTCGACGAGTACGTCGGCTCTCGGGACGCCTACGAGGAACTGCTCGACGGCTACACCGACTGTCGGGAGACGTTCGAGGACCTCGGATACCCGGCCCACGAGGAGGTTGTCGCGGACCTGACGTTCCCCGAGACGACGGACAGATCCGAGCTGCGCGACTCCGAGTTCGCCGAGCGGTTCACCGCCGCCGTCGACGCCGGGACGTCAGGTGACGTCGACGCGGAGAAGGGGGCGGACCAGGCGATTCGAGCGCTCAACGGCGTCCGCAGGCGGACGTTCTTCCGCGATGACCTGGACGCGTTCGAGTCGTTCGTCGACGAGCGCCTCGACGACCTGAACCGCCGGCGGGCCGGGGAGGAACGCTTCCCGGTCGAGGGGCCCGGGGGCGAGCCGAACTACCGGCGCGTGGACAACCGCGACCTGCTGTTGGCGGGGGAGACCGATGACTGA
- a CDS encoding recombinase RecA: MYELTPHFDAEVEPGTNILLTGPPLSGKRSTMMDVLAAGTDRDEGAIVVTTKDGADRVLRDYEKRTPYEGKPVAVVDCVTQQQGGDIRESDRIKYASSPVDMTGIGIKLSEFLQAFGDRGIERNRVMVHSLSTLLMYSDLQTVFRFLHVFTGRVQSVDGLGLFSIDSTAHDDQAMNTLKQLFDGIVTVTEDGEPEIRLA; this comes from the coding sequence ATGTATGAGTTGACGCCGCATTTCGACGCTGAGGTTGAACCCGGGACTAACATCCTGTTGACCGGCCCGCCGCTCAGCGGGAAGCGGTCGACCATGATGGACGTTCTCGCCGCGGGGACCGACCGCGACGAGGGCGCCATCGTCGTCACCACGAAGGACGGCGCCGACCGGGTGCTCCGCGACTACGAGAAGCGGACGCCCTACGAGGGGAAGCCCGTCGCGGTCGTCGACTGCGTCACCCAACAGCAGGGCGGCGATATCCGGGAGTCCGACCGGATCAAGTACGCCTCCTCGCCGGTGGACATGACCGGGATCGGGATCAAGCTCTCCGAGTTCCTCCAGGCGTTCGGTGACCGGGGCATCGAGCGGAACCGCGTGATGGTCCACTCGCTGTCGACGCTGCTGATGTACTCGGACCTCCAGACCGTCTTCCGCTTCCTCCACGTGTTCACGGGGCGGGTCCAGAGCGTCGACGGACTGGGACTGTTCAGCATCGACTCGACGGCCCACGACGACCAGGCGATGAACACGCTCAAACAGCTGTTCGACGGGATTGTCACCGTCACCGAGGACGGCGAACCCGAGATTCGACTCGCCTGA
- a CDS encoding CoA-binding protein — MPITDDEGLDRLLDAETIAVVGCSTTPGKAAHDVPAYLQNRGYRVVPVNPFADEVLGEPAYDAVGDVEEAIELVDVFRPSEEVPEIVDAVRERHATRGDAGAVWLQLGISHDEAAAAAGADGIDVVQDRCIKVEHGRLRG, encoded by the coding sequence ATGCCAATCACGGACGACGAGGGACTCGACCGCCTGCTCGACGCCGAGACGATCGCCGTCGTCGGCTGCTCGACGACGCCCGGGAAGGCCGCCCATGACGTGCCCGCGTACCTCCAGAACCGAGGGTACCGCGTGGTCCCGGTGAACCCGTTCGCGGACGAGGTCCTCGGTGAACCGGCGTACGACGCGGTCGGTGACGTCGAGGAGGCGATCGAACTTGTCGACGTGTTCCGTCCGAGCGAGGAGGTGCCGGAGATCGTCGACGCCGTCCGCGAACGCCACGCCACACGCGGTGACGCCGGCGCGGTGTGGCTCCAGCTCGGGATCAGTCACGACGAGGCGGCCGCAGCCGCGGGGGCCGACGGGATCGACGTTGTCCAGGACCGCTGTATCAAGGTTGAACACGGACGGCTGCGCGGATAG
- a CDS encoding PLP-dependent cysteine synthase family protein: MTAHREPLSSVLETIGETPLVEVHDAPDAVPVYAKLESFNPGASIKDRIGKYMLERMLERGDVDEGGTVIEPTAGNTGIGIAVAAKQLGLNAIFVVPERFSVEKQQLMRALDAEVVNTPSEDGMGFAIDRAHQIAEEFDDAVVPQQFSNPLNAEAHYETTAPEIDDALDGEVGAVVAGCGTGGTLMGIARYFRERDADTRVVAVEPAGSAYREFLGEDVDHDEYKTEGIGTHDTERNELFDPDLVDEIEAIDDRDVHEEMSRLAAEEGQLVASSAAANSLAAKRVARDVRDGEIDAPHDAVVTVFADSSERYLSKGVYRSFEEWEG; the protein is encoded by the coding sequence ATGACCGCTCATCGGGAGCCCCTGTCGTCGGTGTTGGAGACGATCGGGGAGACGCCGCTCGTCGAGGTCCACGACGCGCCGGACGCGGTGCCGGTGTACGCCAAGCTGGAGTCGTTCAACCCCGGCGCGAGCATCAAGGACCGCATCGGAAAGTACATGCTCGAACGCATGCTGGAGCGCGGCGACGTGGACGAGGGCGGCACCGTGATCGAACCGACCGCCGGCAACACCGGGATCGGGATCGCGGTCGCGGCGAAACAGCTCGGCCTGAACGCGATCTTCGTCGTCCCCGAGCGCTTTTCGGTGGAGAAACAGCAGCTCATGCGCGCGCTCGACGCCGAGGTCGTGAACACGCCCAGCGAGGACGGGATGGGGTTCGCGATCGACCGCGCCCACCAGATCGCCGAGGAGTTCGACGACGCCGTCGTCCCCCAGCAGTTCTCGAACCCGCTCAACGCGGAGGCGCACTACGAGACGACCGCGCCGGAGATCGACGACGCCCTCGATGGGGAGGTCGGCGCGGTCGTCGCCGGCTGCGGCACCGGCGGCACGCTGATGGGAATCGCCCGCTACTTCCGCGAGCGCGACGCCGACACCCGCGTCGTCGCGGTCGAACCCGCCGGCTCCGCGTACCGCGAGTTCCTCGGCGAGGACGTCGACCACGATGAGTACAAGACCGAGGGGATCGGCACCCACGACACCGAGCGCAACGAGCTGTTCGACCCCGATCTCGTCGACGAGATCGAAGCGATCGACGACCGAGACGTCCACGAGGAAATGAGTCGGCTCGCGGCCGAGGAGGGCCAGCTCGTCGCTTCTTCGGCGGCCGCGAACTCGCTCGCCGCCAAGCGCGTCGCCCGCGACGTCCGCGACGGCGAGATCGACGCCCCCCACGACGCGGTCGTCACCGTCTTCGCCGACTCCTCCGAGCGCTACCTCTCGAAGGGCGTCTACCGGAGCTTCGAAGAGTGGGAGGGGTAG